From the genome of Symphalangus syndactylus isolate Jambi chromosome 5, NHGRI_mSymSyn1-v2.1_pri, whole genome shotgun sequence, one region includes:
- the MGP gene encoding matrix Gla protein isoform X2: MKSLVLLAILAALAVVTLCYESHESMESYELNPFINRRNANTFISPQQRWRAKVQERIRERSKPVHELNREACDDYRLCERYAMVYGYNAAYNRYFRERRGAK; this comes from the exons ATGAAGAGTCTGGTCCTTCTCGCCATCCTGGCCGCCTTAGCGGTAGTAACTTTGTGTTATG aATCACATGAAAGCATGGAATCTTATGAACTTA ATCCCTTCATTAACAGGAGAAATGCAAATACCTTCATATCCCCTCAGCAGAGATGGAGAGCTAAAGTCCAAGAGAG GATCCGAGAACGCTCTAAGCCTGTCCACGAGCTCAATAGGGAAGCCTGTGATGACTACAGACTTTGCGAACGCTACGCCATGGTTTATGGATACAATGCTGCCTATAATCGCTACTTCAGGGAGCGCCGAGGGGCCAAATGA
- the MGP gene encoding matrix Gla protein isoform X1, protein MKSLVLLAILAALAVVTLCYGEWQKEENFCFDIISVLSLNWHRAQKSHESMESYELNPFINRRNANTFISPQQRWRAKVQERIRERSKPVHELNREACDDYRLCERYAMVYGYNAAYNRYFRERRGAK, encoded by the exons ATGAAGAGTCTGGTCCTTCTCGCCATCCTGGCCGCCTTAGCGGTAGTAACTTTGTGTTATG GAGAgtggcagaaagaagaaaacttctgCTTTGATATCATTTCAGTTCTCTCTCTGAACTGGCATCGTGCCCAGA aATCACATGAAAGCATGGAATCTTATGAACTTA ATCCCTTCATTAACAGGAGAAATGCAAATACCTTCATATCCCCTCAGCAGAGATGGAGAGCTAAAGTCCAAGAGAG GATCCGAGAACGCTCTAAGCCTGTCCACGAGCTCAATAGGGAAGCCTGTGATGACTACAGACTTTGCGAACGCTACGCCATGGTTTATGGATACAATGCTGCCTATAATCGCTACTTCAGGGAGCGCCGAGGGGCCAAATGA